In Microbacterium maritypicum, the following are encoded in one genomic region:
- the dnaN gene encoding DNA polymerase III subunit beta, with the protein MRFQVNRDVFSEAVSFVVKLLPQRNPQPILAGVLIEADGSGLTLSAFDYEASARTTIEATVETPGTILVHGRLLSDIASRLPNAPIEIAVEEDGGITVTCGSARFTLAAMPVEEYPSIPEVSGSSGVVPADDFGTAISQVGFAASRDDVTPVLTGVQLEVSGHSLSLVATDRYRVSLRDVPWDGESVEATALVPARTLLEVGKTFGHAGTIQIAFSGAGDREIIAFTAGNKTVTSLLIKGNFPPVRRLFPEQTDHYAVVNTADLVEAVRRVSLVLDRAAPLRFTFSNDSVTMDASGSEHARASESVDAILSGGDEVTLGLNPQYLIEALGAVKSEFVRVTFTSSDNANKLSPVLITSQTSVDQAGLDSFKYLLQPNLLLR; encoded by the coding sequence GTGAGGTTTCAGGTCAACCGCGATGTCTTCAGCGAGGCTGTCTCGTTCGTCGTCAAGCTTCTGCCGCAGCGCAACCCGCAGCCGATCCTGGCCGGTGTGCTGATCGAGGCGGACGGTTCCGGACTCACACTTTCGGCTTTCGACTACGAGGCCTCCGCACGGACGACGATCGAAGCCACCGTCGAGACCCCGGGCACGATCCTCGTGCACGGTCGACTTCTCTCCGACATCGCCAGCCGGCTTCCGAACGCTCCGATCGAGATCGCTGTCGAAGAAGACGGTGGCATCACCGTCACCTGCGGCTCCGCCCGGTTCACCCTCGCGGCCATGCCCGTCGAGGAATACCCGTCGATCCCCGAGGTGAGCGGGTCTTCGGGTGTCGTTCCTGCCGATGACTTCGGTACGGCGATCTCGCAGGTCGGATTCGCGGCTTCCCGCGACGACGTGACCCCGGTGCTGACCGGCGTGCAGCTCGAGGTGTCGGGTCACAGCCTCAGCCTCGTCGCGACCGACCGTTACCGGGTCTCTCTCCGTGACGTTCCGTGGGACGGGGAATCCGTCGAGGCGACCGCACTGGTTCCGGCACGTACGCTGCTCGAGGTCGGAAAGACCTTCGGCCACGCCGGCACCATCCAGATCGCTTTCTCCGGAGCAGGGGACCGCGAGATCATCGCGTTCACCGCCGGCAACAAGACGGTCACATCGCTGCTGATCAAGGGCAACTTCCCGCCGGTCCGCCGCCTCTTCCCCGAGCAGACCGACCACTACGCGGTCGTGAACACCGCTGATCTCGTCGAGGCCGTCCGGCGTGTGTCGCTCGTGCTCGACCGTGCCGCGCCGCTTCGCTTCACGTTCTCGAACGACAGTGTGACGATGGATGCTTCGGGCAGCGAGCACGCCAGGGCTTCCGAGTCCGTCGACGCGATTCTCTCGGGCGGCGACGAAGTCACGCTCGGCCTGAACCCGCAGTATCTGATCGAGGCTCTCGGTGCGGTGAAGAGCGAGTTCGTCCGCGTGACCTTCACGTCGAGCGACAACGCCAACAAGCTCAGCCCGGTGCTCATCACGAGCCAGACTTCGGTCGATCAGGCCGGTCTCGATTCGTTCAAGTACCTTCTTCAGCCGAACCTCCTCCTGCGCTGA
- the dnaA gene encoding chromosomal replication initiator protein DnaA has product MSATLYLEVPNDLTAAQINKRLRLPIMEALSHIGEEVTSYRVVVNHELAEQQAAPIAVGDFGRHEQVRVESPMEQPTQLRHESRLNPKYTFDNFVIGQSNRFAHAAAVAVAEAPAKAYNPLFIYGDSGLGKTHLLHAIGDYAQSLYAGVKVRYVSSEEFTNDFINSIANNRGAAFQARYRDVDILLIDDIQFLQGRAETQEAFFHTFNTLHDHNKQVVITSDVAPKHLTGFEDRMRSRFEWGLITDVQAPDLETRIAILRKKAQSEALHIPDEVLEYIATVVSSNIRELEGALIRVSAFASLNRSALDISLAQTVLRDIIDTAEDNIISPTDIITATAQYFKLTVDDLYGSSRSQQIATARQIAMYLCRERTSLSLPKIGQLFGNRDHTTVMYAYKKISELMKERRSIYNQVTEITTQLGRR; this is encoded by the coding sequence ATGTCCGCGACGCTCTATCTCGAGGTGCCGAACGATCTCACCGCCGCGCAGATCAACAAGCGCCTGCGGCTGCCGATCATGGAGGCGCTCTCGCACATCGGCGAGGAAGTGACCTCATATCGGGTCGTGGTCAATCACGAGCTGGCCGAGCAGCAGGCGGCGCCGATCGCGGTGGGCGATTTCGGGCGACACGAGCAGGTCCGTGTGGAGTCGCCGATGGAGCAGCCGACACAGTTGCGCCATGAATCACGGCTCAATCCGAAGTACACCTTCGACAACTTCGTGATCGGCCAGTCGAACCGCTTCGCCCACGCGGCCGCCGTCGCCGTGGCCGAAGCCCCCGCGAAGGCCTACAACCCGCTGTTCATCTACGGCGACTCCGGCCTCGGGAAGACGCACCTCCTCCATGCGATCGGTGACTACGCGCAGTCCCTCTACGCCGGGGTCAAGGTTCGCTACGTCTCGAGTGAGGAGTTCACCAACGACTTCATCAACTCGATCGCGAACAACCGTGGCGCCGCTTTCCAGGCCAGGTACCGCGACGTCGACATCCTCCTGATCGACGACATCCAGTTCCTGCAGGGGCGGGCCGAGACGCAGGAAGCCTTCTTCCACACCTTCAACACGCTGCACGATCACAACAAGCAGGTCGTCATCACCAGCGACGTCGCCCCGAAGCATCTCACCGGCTTCGAGGATCGGATGCGGAGCCGCTTCGAATGGGGTCTGATCACCGACGTGCAGGCTCCCGACCTGGAGACACGCATCGCGATCCTCCGGAAGAAGGCGCAGAGCGAGGCGCTGCACATCCCCGACGAGGTCCTCGAGTACATCGCGACCGTGGTCTCGTCGAACATCCGTGAGCTCGAAGGAGCCCTCATCCGGGTGTCCGCCTTCGCAAGCCTGAATCGATCGGCACTCGACATCTCGCTGGCCCAGACCGTGCTCCGCGACATCATCGACACGGCCGAGGACAACATCATCTCGCCGACGGACATCATCACGGCCACGGCGCAGTACTTCAAGCTCACGGTCGACGACCTCTACGGTTCCAGCAGATCGCAGCAGATCGCCACCGCCCGACAGATCGCCATGTACCTCTGTCGGGAACGCACCAGCCTGTCCCTCCCGAAGATCGGTCAGCTCTTCGGCAACCGTGACCACACGACCGTCATGTACGCGTACAAGAAGATCAGCGAGCTCATGAAGGAGCGACGTTCGATCTACAACCAGGTCACCGAGATCACCACGCAGCTCGGGCGTCGCTGA